From Streptomyces cyaneogriseus subsp. noncyanogenus, the proteins below share one genomic window:
- a CDS encoding MbtH family protein, translating to MDENTRYQVLRNDEDQYSLWPVDVDVPAGWQPVGKEGTEAECTAYVDEVWTDMRPRSLRERMENAGA from the coding sequence ATGGACGAGAACACCCGCTACCAGGTGCTGCGCAACGACGAGGACCAGTACTCCCTCTGGCCGGTCGACGTCGACGTGCCCGCCGGCTGGCAGCCCGTCGGCAAGGAGGGCACCGAGGCCGAGTGCACGGCCTACGTCGACGAGGTGTGGACCGACATGCGCCCGCGCAGCCTGCGGGAACGGATGGAGAACGCCGGGGCCTGA
- a CDS encoding GNAT family N-acetyltransferase yields MTPALRTERLEFLPYRPEHEDVFVALLRDEEVCRWMGQERVSEEEIRTLFRAILTDVYPKRLFDVWGLWHEGVYVGHAEVKKTGNVDGHELVTALSPGYWGKGLGTEVVRGLLRHAADDLGLREAYGMVGADNTASLAMCRRLGFRPVRDVVGDDGTVTRMLVVPTTGTV; encoded by the coding sequence GTGACACCCGCCCTGCGTACCGAACGGCTTGAGTTCCTGCCCTACCGGCCCGAGCACGAGGACGTCTTCGTCGCCCTGCTGCGCGACGAGGAGGTCTGCCGCTGGATGGGCCAGGAACGGGTCTCGGAGGAAGAGATCCGCACCCTGTTCCGCGCCATTCTCACCGACGTCTACCCCAAGCGGCTGTTCGACGTGTGGGGCCTGTGGCACGAGGGCGTCTACGTCGGCCACGCCGAGGTGAAGAAGACCGGCAACGTCGACGGCCACGAACTGGTCACCGCCCTGTCCCCCGGATACTGGGGCAAGGGCCTGGGCACGGAGGTGGTCCGCGGCCTGCTCCGCCACGCCGCCGACGACCTGGGGCTGCGGGAGGCGTACGGCATGGTGGGCGCCGACAACACCGCCAGCCTCGCCATGTGCCGCCGCCTGGGCTTCCGTCCGGTACGGGACGTGGTGGGAGACGACGGCACGGTGACCCGGATGCTGGTGGTACCCACCACCGGCACCGTGTGA
- a CDS encoding amino acid adenylation domain-containing protein, which yields MTRTAPQAVLPDLFEARAERCSGAVALMYGDVALSYAEVNARANRLARLLVARGVGPERVVACAFPRSVDLYVALLAVMKAGGVYLPVDPDYPPQRIAYMLTDADPVLVLTTSDVASRFEVDSTPVIAVDNVRVIAECERFASADMTDTERGGFLSPSNAAYVIYTSGSTGRPKGVVVSHAGIGALAESQIERFGVHDSSRVLQFASPSFDASISEVCMAWLAGAALVAAPAPRLLPGTALGEVVAKFAITHVTLPPSALAVLSPDLLTGVECVVVAGEACPPDLVEQWSAGRRLINAYGPTETTVCATMSQPLTGRRVPPLGHPVLGTQVYVLDEALRPVPAGATGELYIAGTGLARGYAGRAAITAERFVADPHGPAGSRMYRSGDLVRRRPDGELEYVGRADDQVKVRGYRIEPGEIETALRDHALVDQAVVTAREDRTGDIRLIGYIVPSDQPGPGQDTGSHQVREWQQMHDLVYSEGTGSAAASTFGEDFSGWNSSYDGSPIPLEEMRAWRAATVERIRSLKPRRVLELGVGSGLLLAKLAPECEAYWGTDFSAAVIERLREQIASVPGLPERVELRSQAADVVEGLPAGYFDTIVINSVAQYFPNTEYLVRVLRQAMELLSPGGSLFIGDIRNLRLLKLFRTAIELGRAGESADASVLRQIVEQSMALEKELLIDPGFFPAVANHLPGVVAVDIRLKDGPHHNELTRHRYDVILRKNPAHVISWQDTPQLHWGQDVTDLDTLEHLLTQRADERWRLTGIPNRRLAGELAATRALATDRPPAEALTHLTTHTTPTGLEPDTFTRLGHQHGLWTALTWSTTGDDGHFDVLFAPRHTATHTTPTDLYLTPDNTSDTTPDDTPNDLSAYTTHPAATLTTAALTTELRHHLRRRLPAYMVPTTIATLDTLPLAPNGKIDRAALPAPDLTTTSRITSYNVCYPKLLRLDPADNAGRFLAYEAGAPASYARNRVITSYSIHYTKLYEADLRPLGLRHVRRLGVRGRPRRPGTRRPLPSGGLRGGPAYVITSYSIHYTKLYEADLRPLGLRHVRRLGVRGRPRRPGTRRPLPSGGLRGGPAYVITSYSIHYTKLYEADLRPLGLRHVRRLGVRGRPRRPGTRRPLPSGGLRGGPAYVITSYSIHYTKLYEADLRPLGLRHVRRLGVRGRPRRPGTRRPLPSGGLRGGPAYVITSYSIHYTKLYEELDTAALRAALGDLVARHESLRTAFHDTSRNNFV from the coding sequence ATGACTCGAACGGCACCGCAGGCCGTTCTGCCGGACCTGTTCGAGGCTCGGGCGGAGCGTTGTTCCGGGGCTGTCGCCCTGATGTACGGGGATGTGGCGCTGTCGTATGCGGAGGTGAACGCACGGGCCAATCGGCTGGCCCGGCTGCTGGTGGCGCGCGGTGTGGGGCCCGAACGTGTGGTGGCGTGCGCGTTTCCGCGGTCGGTGGACCTGTATGTCGCCCTGCTGGCCGTGATGAAGGCGGGCGGTGTCTATCTGCCAGTGGATCCGGACTATCCGCCGCAGCGGATCGCCTACATGCTGACGGACGCCGATCCGGTCCTGGTATTGACCACGAGTGACGTGGCGTCCCGTTTCGAAGTGGATTCGACCCCCGTCATCGCGGTGGATAATGTCCGGGTTATCGCTGAATGCGAGCGTTTCGCGAGCGCGGATATGACGGATACCGAGCGGGGTGGGTTTCTCTCTCCGTCGAATGCGGCGTATGTGATCTATACGTCGGGCTCGACCGGACGGCCCAAGGGTGTCGTGGTGTCGCACGCGGGGATCGGTGCGCTCGCGGAGTCCCAAATCGAGCGTTTCGGTGTGCACGACTCCAGCCGGGTACTGCAATTCGCGTCACCGAGTTTCGACGCCTCCATCTCCGAGGTGTGCATGGCCTGGCTGGCGGGTGCCGCACTGGTCGCGGCACCGGCACCCCGCCTGCTGCCCGGCACCGCCCTGGGTGAAGTGGTGGCCAAGTTCGCCATCACCCACGTGACGCTGCCCCCCTCGGCTCTGGCCGTCCTGTCGCCCGACCTGCTCACCGGCGTCGAATGCGTGGTGGTCGCGGGCGAGGCATGCCCACCCGATCTCGTGGAGCAGTGGTCGGCCGGACGACGCCTGATCAACGCCTACGGCCCGACCGAGACGACCGTCTGCGCGACCATGAGCCAACCACTGACGGGCCGCCGCGTACCACCACTGGGACACCCCGTCCTCGGCACACAGGTCTATGTGCTGGACGAAGCCCTGCGGCCCGTCCCGGCCGGCGCCACCGGCGAGCTGTACATCGCCGGCACCGGCCTGGCCCGCGGATACGCCGGCCGCGCCGCCATCACCGCCGAACGGTTCGTGGCCGACCCCCACGGCCCCGCCGGATCCAGGATGTACCGCTCCGGCGACCTCGTACGACGACGCCCCGACGGGGAACTCGAATACGTCGGCCGCGCCGACGACCAGGTCAAGGTACGCGGATACCGCATCGAACCGGGCGAGATCGAAACGGCCCTGCGCGACCACGCCCTCGTGGACCAGGCCGTGGTCACCGCCCGCGAGGACCGCACCGGAGACATCCGGCTGATCGGCTACATCGTCCCCTCCGACCAGCCCGGACCCGGCCAGGACACCGGCAGCCACCAAGTCCGGGAATGGCAGCAGATGCACGACCTGGTGTATTCGGAGGGCACCGGGAGCGCGGCGGCGTCCACGTTCGGTGAGGACTTCTCCGGCTGGAACAGCAGTTACGACGGTTCGCCCATTCCGCTGGAGGAAATGCGGGCATGGCGCGCTGCCACGGTGGAACGCATCCGTTCGCTGAAACCGCGCCGGGTGCTCGAACTCGGTGTGGGAAGCGGTCTGTTGCTGGCAAAACTGGCCCCGGAGTGCGAGGCGTACTGGGGCACCGACTTCTCGGCCGCGGTCATCGAAAGGCTGCGTGAGCAGATCGCCTCCGTTCCCGGCCTGCCGGAGCGGGTGGAACTGCGCAGTCAGGCGGCTGACGTGGTGGAGGGACTGCCGGCGGGCTACTTCGACACCATCGTCATCAACTCGGTCGCACAGTACTTCCCGAACACCGAATATCTGGTGCGTGTGCTGCGGCAGGCGATGGAGCTCCTCTCCCCCGGCGGCTCCTTGTTCATCGGCGACATACGGAACCTTCGTCTGCTCAAGCTGTTCCGCACCGCCATCGAGCTGGGGCGGGCCGGGGAATCCGCCGACGCCTCGGTGCTACGGCAGATCGTCGAGCAGAGCATGGCGCTGGAGAAGGAACTGCTGATCGATCCCGGGTTCTTCCCCGCGGTCGCAAACCACCTGCCAGGTGTCGTGGCCGTGGACATCCGCCTCAAGGACGGCCCCCACCACAACGAACTGACCCGCCACCGCTACGACGTCATCCTCCGCAAGAACCCCGCCCACGTCATCTCCTGGCAGGACACCCCGCAACTCCACTGGGGCCAGGACGTCACCGACCTGGACACACTCGAACACCTGCTGACACAGCGTGCGGACGAGCGGTGGCGACTGACCGGCATACCCAACCGCCGACTGGCAGGCGAACTGGCCGCCACCCGAGCCCTCGCCACCGACCGGCCACCGGCCGAAGCACTCACCCACCTCACCACCCACACCACCCCCACCGGGCTGGAACCCGACACCTTCACCCGACTCGGCCACCAGCACGGCCTGTGGACCGCCCTGACCTGGAGCACAACCGGCGACGACGGCCACTTCGACGTCCTCTTCGCCCCCCGCCACACCGCCACCCACACCACCCCGACCGACCTCTACCTCACACCCGACAACACATCCGACACCACACCCGACGACACACCCAACGACCTCTCCGCCTACACCACCCACCCCGCGGCAACCCTCACCACCGCCGCCCTCACCACCGAACTCCGCCACCACCTGCGCCGACGACTGCCCGCCTACATGGTCCCCACCACCATCGCCACCCTCGACACCCTCCCCCTCGCACCCAACGGCAAGATCGACCGCGCGGCCCTGCCCGCACCCGACCTCACCACCACCAGTCGTATAACTTCGTATAATGTATGCTATCCGAAGTTATTACGTCTGGACCCGGCCGACAACGCCGGGCGGTTCCTGGCGTACGAGGCGGGCGCGCCCGCCTCGTACGCCAGGAACCGCGTAATAACTTCGTATAGCATACATTATACGAAGTTATACGAGGCTGACCTTCGACCCCTCGGTCTTCGACATGTTCGTCGCCTGGGGGTCCGGGGCCGTCCTCGTCGTCCCGGAACGCGACGACCTCTACCGTCCGGTGGACTTCGTGGTGGACCGGCGTACGTAATAACTTCGTATAGCATACATTATACGAAGTTATACGAGGCTGACCTTCGACCCCTCGGTCTTCGACATGTTCGTCGCCTGGGGGTCCGGGGCCGTCCTCGTCGTCCCGGAACGCGACGACCTCTACCGTCCGGTGGACTTCGTGGTGGACCGGCGTACGTAATAACTTCGTATAGCATACATTATACGAAGTTATACGAGGCTGACCTTCGACCCCTCGGTCTTCGACATGTTCGTCGCCTGGGGGTCCGGGGCCGTCCTCGTCGTCCCGGAACGCGACGACCTCTACCGTCCGGTGGACTTCGTGGTGGACCGGCGTACGTAATAACTTCGTATAGCATACATTATACGAAGTTATACGAGGCTGACCTTCGACCCCTCGGTCTTCGACATGTTCGTCGCCTGGGGGTCCGGGGCCGTCCTCGTCGTCCCGGAACGCGACGACCTCTACCGTCCGGTGGACTTCGTGGTGGACCGGCGTACGTAATAACTTCGTATAGCATACATTATACGAAGTTATACGAGGAACTGGACACGGCCGCGCTGCGGGCGGCACTGGGCGATCTGGTGGCCCGGCACGAGAGCCTGCGCACCGCCTTCCACGACACCTCGCGTAATAACTTCGTATAG
- a CDS encoding S16 family serine protease has translation MTSVTTRIRTLLVCAALVISLVVVALLAPLPFAVLVPGPTADVLGAQRGTPVIAVEGARTRETTGELRLATVVSVTPPDASVKSSEVVGAWFDEHRAVVPRDGVYPAGKSIEQIAQHNVQEMNDSQEAAAAAALRHLGLSPKKVRVRLTLPDVGGPSAGLMFALGIIDKIEGDGRGGDLTGGRTIGGTGTIAADGTVGAVGGIELKEQAVRRDGVRNFLIPRSQCATALTARPEGLRLIPVRTLDDALDALKALRGAGGTVPSC, from the coding sequence GTGACTTCCGTGACTACTCGCATCCGTACGCTCCTCGTCTGTGCCGCCCTGGTCATTTCTCTGGTCGTCGTCGCTTTGCTGGCTCCGCTGCCGTTCGCGGTACTCGTGCCCGGACCCACCGCGGACGTCCTCGGAGCCCAGCGCGGCACACCGGTCATTGCCGTCGAGGGCGCGCGGACCCGCGAGACGACGGGCGAACTCCGGCTGGCGACGGTCGTTTCGGTCACCCCGCCGGACGCGTCGGTGAAATCGTCGGAAGTGGTGGGCGCGTGGTTCGACGAGCACCGGGCCGTCGTACCGCGCGACGGGGTCTACCCCGCGGGCAAGTCCATCGAGCAGATCGCGCAGCACAACGTGCAGGAGATGAACGACTCCCAGGAAGCCGCCGCGGCGGCGGCGCTCCGGCACCTGGGACTGTCGCCGAAGAAGGTCCGGGTGCGGCTGACGCTGCCGGACGTGGGCGGGCCGAGCGCCGGGCTGATGTTCGCCCTCGGCATCATCGACAAGATCGAGGGCGACGGACGGGGCGGCGACCTCACCGGCGGCCGGACCATCGGCGGCACCGGCACCATCGCCGCGGACGGCACGGTCGGCGCCGTCGGGGGCATCGAGCTCAAGGAACAGGCCGTCCGGCGGGACGGGGTACGCAACTTCCTGATCCCCCGCAGCCAGTGCGCGACGGCCCTGACCGCTCGCCCCGAGGGTCTGCGGCTCATTCCGGTCCGCACCCTCGACGATGCCCTCGACGCGCTGAAGGCCCTGCGCGGCGCCGGCGGCACCGTCCCCAGTTGCTGA
- a CDS encoding 4'-phosphopantetheinyl transferase family protein encodes MRQAAAHDDRTLAVVVSTADVLGHPAARRESLTAAEQRRAAAFRFDRDRDDFIAAHLLVRLCAGRLLGVPADTLTLEQHCADCGSREHGKPSLAGVPGVHVSLSHTPDVVAAAAGRQPVGVDVERATVSGTALGTAGRVLSPQELRTMRATARPDRYFLRQWVRKEALVKIGETSLRDMAKADLSALPADVPDGSPRLSRHGELHVLDWTDERRDAVAAVVSAGRPRLGVAAVPLSDITD; translated from the coding sequence ATGCGGCAGGCCGCCGCCCATGACGACCGGACACTGGCCGTGGTGGTGAGCACCGCGGACGTGCTCGGCCACCCGGCCGCGCGGCGGGAGTCGCTCACCGCGGCCGAGCAGCGCAGGGCGGCGGCCTTCCGGTTCGACCGGGACCGCGACGACTTCATCGCCGCCCACCTGCTGGTGCGCCTGTGCGCCGGCCGTCTGCTCGGAGTGCCCGCCGACACGCTGACGCTGGAGCAGCACTGCGCCGACTGCGGTTCGCGGGAACACGGCAAGCCGTCGCTGGCCGGTGTGCCCGGCGTCCACGTCAGCCTCTCCCACACCCCCGACGTGGTGGCCGCGGCCGCCGGCCGGCAGCCGGTGGGCGTCGACGTCGAGCGGGCGACGGTGTCCGGCACGGCACTCGGCACGGCCGGACGGGTACTGAGCCCACAGGAGCTGCGGACGATGCGCGCGACCGCCCGGCCGGACCGGTACTTCCTGCGGCAGTGGGTCCGCAAGGAAGCACTGGTCAAGATCGGCGAGACCTCGTTGCGCGACATGGCGAAGGCCGATCTGTCCGCCCTGCCGGCGGACGTACCCGACGGCTCGCCGCGCCTGTCCCGCCACGGCGAGCTGCATGTCCTGGACTGGACCGACGAACGCAGGGACGCCGTGGCCGCCGTGGTGAGCGCCGGACGGCCCAGGCTCGGGGTCGCGGCCGTACCGCTGTCGGACATCACTGACTGA
- a CDS encoding amino acid adenylation domain-containing protein: protein MPDDTLYEWFDRSVRRRPDEPALEVRDEVLTYREVQRRVLALAARIVAEHGRVPDRIALVASRTAGAYIGYLAVQRLGASVVPLNDEYPRQRTVDIARRAGVGAVVAHEAHRALFAGLPEDFRPTVVVVPPDGAPSSPPPAVPLPECPTDTEREAYLLFTSGSTGRPKGVPIRHRNVSPYVAYNIARYEAGPGSRISQAFGLTFDPSVFDMFVAWGSGAVLVVPERDDLYRPVDFVVDRRITHWFSVPSLVTTAQRMGTLPLGRVTSLRHSSFSAEPVTEQLVDLWRQVAPGSRIHNLYGPTELTITCTDHELPADRARWSAGSNGTVPIGRPYPHMEAVVLDERGLPCDDGELCVRGPQRFDGYLDPADNAGRFLAYEAGAPAVPYDGTGELTARHWYRTGDRVRRENGLLVHRGRLDNQVKILGHRVEPGEVEAAMRRHPEVVDAAVVVVRVRGEDRLVAAYLGKDVPAREFTRWLREQVPLPMVPRRIQHLEEFPYNDNGKLDRRRLAELLA from the coding sequence TTGCCAGATGACACCCTGTACGAGTGGTTCGACCGGTCCGTCCGCCGCCGCCCGGACGAGCCCGCGCTGGAGGTGCGGGACGAGGTTCTCACCTATCGGGAGGTGCAGCGGCGTGTGCTGGCGCTGGCCGCTCGCATCGTCGCCGAGCACGGGCGGGTACCGGACCGGATCGCGCTGGTGGCCTCGCGCACGGCGGGCGCCTACATCGGGTACCTGGCCGTCCAGCGGCTCGGTGCGTCCGTGGTGCCGCTCAACGACGAGTATCCGCGGCAGCGCACGGTGGACATCGCGCGCAGGGCGGGGGTCGGCGCGGTCGTGGCGCACGAAGCCCACCGCGCTCTCTTCGCCGGGCTGCCGGAGGACTTCCGGCCCACGGTGGTCGTCGTCCCCCCGGACGGCGCCCCGTCCTCGCCGCCGCCCGCGGTCCCGCTGCCCGAGTGCCCCACCGATACGGAGCGGGAGGCGTATCTGCTGTTCACGTCGGGATCGACCGGCCGCCCGAAGGGGGTGCCGATCCGGCACCGCAACGTCTCCCCGTACGTGGCGTACAACATCGCGCGTTACGAGGCGGGGCCGGGCAGCAGGATCTCCCAGGCGTTCGGGCTGACCTTCGACCCCTCGGTCTTCGACATGTTCGTCGCCTGGGGGTCCGGGGCCGTCCTCGTCGTCCCGGAACGCGACGACCTCTACCGTCCGGTGGACTTCGTGGTGGACCGGCGTATCACCCACTGGTTCAGCGTGCCGTCGCTGGTCACCACCGCGCAGCGGATGGGCACTCTGCCGCTGGGCCGGGTGACGTCGCTGCGGCACAGCTCCTTCAGCGCGGAGCCGGTCACCGAGCAACTGGTCGATCTGTGGCGGCAGGTGGCGCCGGGCAGCCGCATCCACAACCTCTACGGGCCGACCGAGCTGACCATCACCTGTACCGATCACGAGCTTCCAGCCGACCGGGCGCGGTGGTCGGCCGGGTCCAACGGGACGGTGCCGATCGGCCGGCCGTACCCGCACATGGAGGCGGTCGTCCTGGACGAGCGGGGCCTGCCCTGCGACGACGGCGAGCTGTGTGTCCGGGGGCCTCAGCGGTTCGACGGCTATCTGGACCCGGCCGACAACGCCGGGCGGTTCCTGGCGTACGAGGCGGGCGCGCCCGCCGTGCCCTACGACGGCACGGGAGAGCTCACCGCACGTCACTGGTACCGCACCGGGGACCGGGTGCGGCGCGAGAACGGCCTGCTGGTGCACCGCGGCCGGCTGGACAACCAGGTGAAGATCCTGGGGCACCGGGTGGAACCCGGTGAGGTCGAGGCGGCGATGCGCCGTCATCCGGAGGTGGTCGACGCGGCCGTGGTCGTGGTGCGGGTGCGGGGCGAGGACCGTCTGGTGGCGGCCTATCTGGGCAAGGACGTGCCGGCGCGGGAGTTCACCCGGTGGCTGCGGGAGCAGGTCCCGTTGCCGATGGTGCCCCGCCGGATTCAGCACCTGGAGGAGTTCCCCTACAACGACAACGGCAAGCTGGACCGCAGACGGCTCGCCGAGCTGCTCGCCTGA
- a CDS encoding MFS transporter, with protein MTDGTSGAAPGGRDLARDVPGGSEPGGGRRWSAFGRLWTASAVSSLGDGVRLTALPLVAVQLTDDPLLISLVTVANWLPLLLSPLAGAWADVVDRRSLLVGIDVARAVVVLLLALSVATGTANLVIVCVAAAALGLGETVYVVAAQSFLPAVVDTSRLAAANGRLHIAQLVFRDSAGQPLGSVVFVAAASLPFLIDGVSFLLGAALLATIAPRAGTPAAVRPAAPRWRTLVADGARLVRSDRLLMSLAGMLGTLNFFMGAIGALEVLYVVRWLGLPEGAFGVFLAVGALGGVAGGLLNARLSRAYGLFPTALAAMALVGAATLLIGVVRQPLVAAVCFAALSLGAAVYQSLTVSFRQAATAPEKLGRVNGFYRLVGTGTIPLGALTGGALAKLMQVNVPFVVAGAGILLLAAATARPVLRMAARHPDAVP; from the coding sequence ATGACCGACGGCACCAGCGGCGCCGCGCCGGGCGGACGGGACCTGGCCCGGGACGTCCCGGGCGGCTCGGAGCCCGGCGGCGGGCGGCGGTGGAGTGCCTTCGGGCGGCTGTGGACGGCCAGTGCCGTGTCCTCGCTGGGCGACGGTGTCCGGCTGACGGCGCTCCCGCTGGTCGCCGTCCAGCTGACGGACGACCCGCTGCTGATCTCCCTGGTGACGGTGGCCAACTGGCTGCCCCTGCTGCTGTCGCCGCTCGCCGGGGCCTGGGCCGACGTGGTCGACCGGCGGTCGCTGCTCGTCGGGATCGACGTCGCACGGGCCGTGGTCGTCCTGCTGCTCGCGCTGAGCGTGGCCACGGGCACGGCGAACCTCGTGATCGTCTGCGTCGCGGCGGCGGCGCTGGGACTGGGCGAGACCGTGTACGTGGTGGCCGCCCAGTCGTTCCTGCCCGCCGTCGTCGACACCTCCCGGCTGGCCGCGGCCAACGGCAGGCTGCACATCGCCCAGCTCGTCTTCCGCGACTCGGCCGGGCAGCCGCTCGGCAGCGTGGTCTTCGTCGCCGCGGCCTCGCTGCCCTTCCTGATCGACGGCGTGTCGTTCCTGCTGGGCGCCGCGCTGCTCGCCACGATCGCGCCGCGGGCGGGCACCCCGGCGGCCGTCCGGCCCGCCGCCCCGCGCTGGCGCACCCTGGTCGCCGACGGTGCGCGTCTCGTGCGCTCCGACCGTCTGCTGATGTCGCTGGCGGGCATGCTCGGCACGCTGAACTTCTTCATGGGCGCCATCGGGGCGCTGGAGGTGCTGTACGTCGTGCGGTGGCTCGGCCTGCCGGAGGGCGCCTTCGGCGTGTTCCTGGCCGTGGGCGCGCTGGGCGGCGTCGCCGGGGGACTGCTGAACGCGCGTCTGTCCCGCGCGTACGGCCTCTTCCCCACCGCGCTCGCCGCGATGGCCCTGGTGGGCGCGGCCACGCTGCTGATCGGCGTGGTGCGGCAGCCGCTCGTCGCCGCCGTGTGCTTCGCCGCGCTCTCCTTGGGCGCGGCGGTCTACCAGTCTCTGACCGTGTCGTTCCGCCAGGCCGCCACCGCACCGGAGAAGCTGGGCCGGGTCAATGGCTTCTACCGTCTGGTGGGGACCGGCACCATCCCCCTGGGCGCGCTGACCGGCGGTGCGCTGGCGAAGCTGATGCAGGTCAACGTCCCCTTCGTGGTGGCCGGTGCCGGCATTCTCCTGCTGGCGGCGGCGACCGCGCGCCCGGTGCTGCGCATGGCGGCGCGGCATCCGGACGCCGTGCCGTGA
- a CDS encoding HAD-IIIC family phosphatase: MSTVKCLVWDLDNTLWQGVLLENDTLTLRPGVLEVLRRLDERGILHSVASRNDHDDAWKRLEVLGVAEYFVLPRIGWGRKSDSVRSIAEQLGFALDTIAFVDDQPAERAEVAHHLPQVRCYDAGQAAELAGLAEFSPVVTADARQRRALYQQKFRREAARVEFDGPDEDFLRSLEMRMHIARARAEDLARVEELTLRTSQMNATGVHYSSASLRALVDDPGHEVLVTTVEDRFGSHGAVGVVLLQRRPGSWRLRLLATSCRVVNFGIGTQLLRWLTDQAARAGVHLEADFRRTSRNRIMEVAYRLAGFGGAPCACRGADEPSGTEETEEGVERLHLVPSRQPAPTTLSVFGPALWSADGTPGRWS; the protein is encoded by the coding sequence ATGAGCACGGTCAAGTGCCTGGTGTGGGACCTGGACAACACCCTGTGGCAGGGGGTGCTGCTGGAGAACGACACGCTCACGCTGCGCCCCGGGGTCCTGGAGGTGCTCCGCCGGCTGGACGAGCGCGGCATCCTGCACTCCGTGGCCAGCCGGAACGACCACGACGACGCCTGGAAGCGCCTGGAAGTGCTCGGGGTAGCCGAGTACTTCGTGCTGCCCCGGATCGGCTGGGGCCGCAAGTCCGACTCGGTGCGGTCCATCGCCGAGCAGCTCGGCTTCGCGCTGGACACCATCGCCTTCGTCGACGACCAGCCCGCCGAGCGCGCCGAGGTGGCCCACCACCTGCCGCAGGTGCGCTGCTACGACGCCGGGCAGGCGGCGGAGCTGGCGGGGCTGGCGGAGTTCAGCCCGGTGGTGACCGCCGACGCCCGCCAGCGGCGCGCCCTGTACCAGCAGAAGTTCCGCCGGGAGGCGGCCCGCGTCGAGTTCGACGGCCCCGACGAGGACTTCCTGCGCTCCCTGGAGATGCGCATGCACATCGCCCGGGCGCGGGCGGAGGATCTGGCCCGGGTCGAGGAACTCACCCTGCGCACCAGCCAGATGAACGCCACGGGCGTGCACTACTCGAGCGCGTCCCTGCGCGCCCTGGTCGACGACCCCGGGCACGAGGTGCTGGTGACCACGGTCGAGGACCGCTTCGGCTCGCACGGCGCCGTGGGGGTCGTCCTGCTCCAGCGGCGTCCGGGGAGCTGGCGCCTGAGACTGCTGGCGACCTCCTGCCGGGTGGTCAACTTCGGTATCGGCACGCAGCTCCTGCGCTGGCTGACGGACCAGGCCGCCCGGGCCGGTGTCCATCTGGAGGCCGACTTCCGGCGCACCTCCCGCAACCGGATCATGGAGGTCGCCTACCGGCTCGCCGGATTCGGCGGCGCGCCCTGCGCGTGCCGCGGCGCGGACGAGCCGTCCGGCACCGAGGAGACCGAGGAGGGGGTGGAGCGGCTGCATCTGGTGCCGAGCCGGCAGCCCGCCCCCACGACGCTCTCCGTCTTCGGGCCCGCCCTGTGGTCCGCGGACGGCACTCCGGGCCGGTGGTCATGA